CTATTAATCAATCAACACGAAAGAAAACGCTATGTATGCTACTGAAAAGTTGGCGTGAATCTTGCTTTAATAAAGGTGAGATGAAAAATGATAGTAAAAACTTAGGAGGATGTTACATGATGAAATATCAACCGAAGGATTCATTCCAATCACCCCGCTTTTGTGGAGTACGGACGTTCATGCGGCTCCCATTCGTTGAACGGATTGATGAACATATGGATTTTGTCATTACCGGAATTCCTTTTGATTCCGGGCAATCATTTAGGACGGGCGCGAGATTCGGACCAGGAGCGATTCGTGATTTTTCCATTTTATTGCGACCATATAATCCAGAACAAGATATTAATATTTTTGATTATATATCTGGAATTGATTATGGGGATATTACGGTTGTCCCTGGCTATATTTCTGAAACGTATACTAAAATCGAAGCCGAGCTTACGCCTGTCATCGAAAAAGGGATCATTCCGATTTCTTTGGGAGGCGACCATTCCATTACGCTAGGGGAGCTGCGTGCAATCGTAAAAAAACATGGACCTGTCGCCTTGCTGCAATTCGATGCCCACTCCGATACGTGGGATAGTTATTTCGATCAAAAGTATAATCACGGAACCGTTTTCCGCCGCGCGATAGAAGAGGGTCTGATCGATGTATCGCGATCTCTTCAAATTGGTATGAGGGGTGGTCTGTACGGACCTGAGGACTTGCAGGATGCCCGGGACTTGGGCTTGGGCGTTTATACAACGAATGAATATAAAAGGAACGGCGTTGAAAAGATGCTGGAGATCATTCATGAGCGGATAGCGGATGGACCGGTGTTTTTGTCATTTGATATTGATTTCTTAGATCCGGTATATGCACCTGGAACGGGGACGCCTGAGGTTTCAGGGGCAAGCATTGATGATGCATTAGCGTTAGTCAGGGGGTTGACGGGTATTGATTTCGTTGGCTTCGATCTTGTCGAAGTATTACCTGCGTATGATCATGGACAAGTCACCGCAGCTGCAGCGGCCAACATTGTCTATGAATTCATCACACTTATCGCACTTGCTAAAAAAAGGAAGCTGGATGAGATGAACATGGTGCAAGATTTAGAAAATCAGTATAACATCTAATGTCGAATGCGAGAAATCGGAGAAAAACGCTTTCCTTACTTTTGAAGGAAAGTGATATAAAACAAACCAACCCCTAAAGGAGATGTGTACATGCGAATTTTGGATATATCAATCATGATCCTATATTTTTCTGTTTTGATGATTGTAGGGGTAATCGGTTCGAAACGGGCAAAAACGTCGGATGAATTCATTGTAGCGGGGCGTAATCTAGGGCATTTCATGTATTTATCCTGTTTAGCGGCAGTGATATTAGGAGGAGCTTCTACTTTAGGAACGGCAAAGTTAGGTTATCAGTTTGGGATATCCGGCATTTGGCTGGTCGTGATGATCGGGCTTGGCATTATTGCCATTGGCATGTTTTTAACAAATAAGATTTTTGATTTAAAAGTGCTTACGATCAGTGAAATGCTTGAGAAGCGGTACAATTCCGAAACGCGCTTGATCAGTGCCTTGGTTTCAGTCATTTATACCTTCATGCTGACTGTAACGCAAGTGATCGGAATGGGGACAATATTGCATGTTTTGGCTGGCTGGAACTTAACGGTTTCCATGATAGTCGGGGGTGGAATCGTTTTATTTTATACAATATTAGGCGGAATGTGGTCAG
This genomic stretch from Peribacillus muralis harbors:
- the speB gene encoding agmatinase; translated protein: MMKYQPKDSFQSPRFCGVRTFMRLPFVERIDEHMDFVITGIPFDSGQSFRTGARFGPGAIRDFSILLRPYNPEQDINIFDYISGIDYGDITVVPGYISETYTKIEAELTPVIEKGIIPISLGGDHSITLGELRAIVKKHGPVALLQFDAHSDTWDSYFDQKYNHGTVFRRAIEEGLIDVSRSLQIGMRGGLYGPEDLQDARDLGLGVYTTNEYKRNGVEKMLEIIHERIADGPVFLSFDIDFLDPVYAPGTGTPEVSGASIDDALALVRGLTGIDFVGFDLVEVLPAYDHGQVTAAAAANIVYEFITLIALAKKRKLDEMNMVQDLENQYNI